The following are from one region of the Bacteroidota bacterium genome:
- a CDS encoding 2-oxoacid:acceptor oxidoreductase family protein, with translation MTEEIIIAGFGGQGVLSMGKILGYSGIMQEQEVSWMPSYGPEMRGGTANVIVILSDERISSPILNFFDTAIILNQQSMDKFESTVKTGGVLLYDPNGITKHPTRKDIKIYTIEGAKKASEMGNTKIFNMIVLGAYLKIKPIVKMENVIKGLKKSLPERYHKLIPLNESAIKMGMENTQEVQV, from the coding sequence ATGACCGAAGAAATTATAATAGCCGGATTTGGTGGCCAAGGAGTTTTATCTATGGGAAAAATTCTTGGTTATTCTGGGATAATGCAAGAACAAGAAGTAAGCTGGATGCCATCGTATGGTCCTGAAATGCGTGGTGGAACTGCCAATGTTATTGTTATTTTGAGCGACGAAAGGATTAGTTCGCCAATCTTAAACTTCTTTGATACGGCAATTATCCTTAATCAGCAGTCGATGGATAAATTCGAATCAACCGTGAAAACGGGAGGCGTACTTTTATACGACCCAAACGGAATTACAAAACATCCGACAAGAAAAGATATTAAAATCTACACTATCGAAGGAGCAAAAAAAGCTTCCGAAATGGGAAATACTAAGATTTTTAATATGATTGTTCTGGGTGCATATTTGAAAATTAAGCCAATAGTTAAAATGGAAAATGTGATAAAAGGTCTTAAAAAATCGTTACCCGAACGCTATCACAAATTAATTCCACTAAACGAAAGTGCAATAAAAATGGGTATGGAAAATACTCAGGAAGTTCAGGTTTAA
- a CDS encoding UbiA family prenyltransferase, which translates to MQIKNYLSLVKFSHTIFAMPFAMIGFFLAINQTENSFDWKILIFIVLCMIFARNAAMGFNRFADRKIDKKNPRTTNREIPAGIIKEKSAILFVIINSLLFVSSTFFINELVFWLSPVALFIILAYSLTKKYTSICHFILGLGLSLAPIGAYLSVSEQFALLPVLFSFVVLFWVSGFDIIYALQDEEFDNLENLKSIPAFLGKPKALKVSFSIHIIVALLIVFVGFYGSFGLLFWIGSLIFIVLLFYQHFIVKADDLSRINLAFFTTNGIASVVFAIFVIFDFYLKI; encoded by the coding sequence ATGCAAATAAAAAATTATTTATCCTTAGTAAAATTTAGTCATACAATTTTTGCAATGCCATTTGCAATGATTGGGTTTTTTCTTGCAATAAATCAAACTGAAAATTCTTTTGATTGGAAAATTCTTATTTTCATCGTTTTATGTATGATTTTTGCACGTAATGCAGCAATGGGCTTCAACCGTTTTGCCGACAGAAAAATAGACAAAAAAAATCCGAGGACAACAAATCGAGAAATTCCTGCAGGAATTATTAAAGAAAAATCTGCAATATTATTTGTAATAATAAATTCGTTGCTGTTCGTTTCGTCAACTTTTTTTATAAATGAATTGGTTTTTTGGCTTTCGCCTGTTGCATTATTTATAATTCTTGCTTATAGCCTCACAAAAAAATATACTTCAATCTGTCATTTTATTTTAGGTTTGGGACTTTCGCTTGCTCCAATCGGGGCATACCTGTCTGTGAGTGAGCAATTTGCACTATTGCCTGTGCTTTTTTCGTTTGTAGTACTTTTTTGGGTAAGTGGTTTCGATATTATTTATGCTCTTCAGGACGAAGAATTTGATAATCTGGAAAACCTTAAGTCGATACCAGCTTTTTTAGGGAAACCTAAAGCCTTGAAAGTTTCGTTTTCAATACATATTATTGTAGCTCTTTTGATTGTTTTTGTTGGATTTTATGGAAGTTTTGGATTATTGTTTTGGATTGGCTCACTGATTTTTATAGTCTTATTATTTTATCAGCATTTTATTGTAAAAGCGGATGATTTGAGCAGAATAAATCTTGCATTTT